The Acaryochloris sp. CCMEE 5410 genome includes the window CTTTGAATGGCTTTCCGAGCAGTCAGATTGCAGACAAAATCGAGGAGGACCCGTATCGCTTTCTCGTCTGCGCAGATAAGTTTCAGACTGGCTACGATCAGCCACTGCTCCACACCATGTATGTCGATAAGCAACTCTCAGGGATTAAAGCGGTACAAACGCTTTCACGTTTGAACAGAGCTCATCCGAAGAAGCATGACGTATTTGTGCTCGACTTTATGAACGATGTAGACACGATTCAAAGGTCATTTGCTGACTTTTACCGCACGACTATTCTGAGCGATGAAACTGATCCGAATAAACTCCATGACTTAAAAGCTACGCTTGATGGCTATCAGGTCTATGATCCACAAGAGGTCGCAGAGGTAGCTAATCTCTATCTTGGTGGAGCTGAAAGAGATAGGTTAGACCCGCTGCTTGATGCAGGTGTGGCAGTTTATAACGAAAGTTTAGATGAGGATGGTCAGGTCGATTTCAAAGGAAAAGCCAAGGCATTTTGCAGAACCTATGGCTTTCTTGCCTCAATACTCCCGTATACAAATGCAGATTGGGAGCGACTTTCAATATTTTTGAATTTCCTTGTTCCTAAGCTTCCAGCACCACGAGAAGAGGATCTCTCACGAGGGATCCTAGAAGCAATAGATCTCGATAGCTACCGTAGCGAAAAGCAAGCAACTGTCCGTATTCAACTCCCTGATACTGATGCAGAGATTGAGCCTATTCCTGTTTCTGGCGGAGGTTATCGTGCTGAACCAGAGCTTGATCGCCTGTCTTCAATTATCCAAGTATTTAATGACCAATTTGGCAACATAACGTGGACAGATAGAGACCGAGTTCACAAGCTTATTACCGAGGATATTCCCGCAAAGGTTGCCGCTGATCCTTCCTTCCAAAATGCGAAGAAAAACTCAGATGAGCAGAATGCTCGTATTGAGCATGAAAAGGTTTTGAGGAAGGTCATCATTGATGCGATGAAGGATGACACGGAGCTGTTTAAGCAGTTCAGTGATAATGATTCGTTCCGTAAGTGGCTGACGGAGACGATATTCTCGATGAATTACTATGACAAGGATGCGGCGTAGTTATAGAAAACTGGGAGAAGCATAACGCTAGGAGCTGAGAAGATTTTGGAATATTCGCTCCTTTCACCCGCACCATCACTGACTAACTTTTATACAAAAATTAGTCAGTGGGGATCCAGCTTATAAGCTAATATTTTCAATGCTTTGACCCCCCTTAGGGGCTTGCACCATTGTCATTAAGGCTTTAGACTTCACTAAGTTTTTGTGATTTAGATAGAAACTTAGTGAGTTCGTATGGCGTTCGAAAAGGGTGAAAATCCACATCATCCAGCTCTAGGATCTAGCACTAAGGTTGAGCCAATTCGAACGAAGGCTGGAATTGATCGCATCAAACGACTCCTCGATGACAAGCCCCGCGATCTCTGTCTCTTCATCCTTGGTATCAACACTGCCTTTCGAGCGAATGAACTATTGAGCTTACGGGCTGGCCAGGTGCGACACATTGCAATTGGTGACAGCTTTGACCTTAAGCAGTCTAAGACCAAGCAGTATCGTCGAGTGACTTTGAATGCTTCAGCACATAAAGCTATTCAAGTGCTTCTGAACTCACGAGCTTATAAAGACCAAGATCCGCTATTCTACAGTCAAAGGAATCCGGTGCTCAAAGTCCCAGCGGTCAACGCCATGGTGAAACAGTGGTGTAGGTGGGGAGGCCTCAAAGGTAACTATGGGAGCCATACCCTTAGAAAGACTTGGGGGTATTGGCAGTATCAGAACCGGACGCCAATTCCGCTTCTTATGGAGGCATATGGCCATCAGACTCAACAGCAGACTCTTGCTTACCTGTGTATTCAGGCTCCAGAGATCGCTGAAATCTATCAAATGGAGTTGTAAGTTCGGAGTGAGTGTGGATCCTGAATTACCTGGGTTTCATACTAAATTGCTACTTAACTACTACAAAAAATCTACCGCTCCTTCCCCAACAACTTCGTGTCCGTCGGGAAATGACGAAAGCCTCAACCCAATGTGCCCCATGATAGCTTGTAGACTCCCAACGCACTCCAGGTTTGTTGGATTTTTCAAAACCACCTCTCAATTGGTTTGCTTGTACTGCCTCATTATCAGTATTGACGACTTGCCATTTCACAACAAAGTCTGAGGATGCATGCAAAATACCATTGGAATTTCTTGCCTCAAATCGGATCCATCGATCCTTCTCAACAACTTCTCCAGACTGTAAAATTCTAACTCTTTGATTACCGTATTGATCTAAGTATTCAGTTGCCGAAATAGCTACTGTAAGGCGTTGCTGAAAAGGCCAGGAAAGCTTTTCCACATGCGGCAAACTTGGTGATATAAGTTTTTCTAGAAAATTAGCTCCTCTTACTAAAACCGCATGCACAATATCTGTACAACCTGTATCTCTAACTAGCGATGTTGATTCTGAAAAAGCTGCTATGTCATTAACTTCCCTTTTAGCAAACTCATTACCGAATATTTTCCTCCACTTTCGTATACTTTCGGCTCTATCATCTTCTTCATAGGCATCATCAATCCACTCTCGATACCTATGAATACATTCCCTAAAATTCTCATACTTCTCTTGGTTCCAGTGACGATTAAATGTTTCTGATGGCAGGACAGGATTCGTAACTATAGGCATGCTAGATCTAACCTGAAGATAGTCATCAAGGCGTCCTACTAGAACCTTCAACGAAGTAGGTAGGTCAGGAAAAATTTGCTTTTGGAAACTCTGATCAAATTGATTAACGCAATTTCCCACAAGAGTAGTTAGAAGAATCGACTTTACCGAGAAAGTTGTCTTGATGTCTCTTAGATACTTGAGCAGGCGGATGGAGTGCTGAAGCATATTATTCCCAGTCCAAGTATTCCTCTCCAATAGCCAACTTGAATATGCTTCAGGTGCTGTTGGCTCAAACTTATCAACTGTTCGATTGCATACCTGAAATGTTGCTACGGCATTATTATCAGTAATACACGGTACGATATCGAGATGAAAATCACCTGCATAATCTAGTGCAACACATCGCGTACCACGAGAAATTTTATCCTTGTATCGATCAGAGCTCTTGAATATGTAGTAGAGATTATTCACATAGTCCCTGGGCGACCATGCTTCAAAACGATCAATAAACATGACGAGATCTGCGTCGAACTCTCTTCCAGAAAGAGGTTTAATAATAGTTCCATGCGCCCATGAACCTTGTGCAGAAAACCTGATAATCTTCGCGTCGTAACCACTATTTATCAAAAAGTCTTGTATTGCGTTGACATGGCCTTCGAGTCTATCAATACGAGTCTGATTCAGATTGACAATATCGTCTATAAACGAATCAAAATGCTCTGATAACTTCATGGTACGTTTTCAGTGATTTTGTAGAGAGGCACAAATGGCTCAGCAGCTATGTCGAAGAAGATTGGCTGTAAGCTAGGAAACCGTTCCCGTGAATAAGAGAAGCCTAGGCCTTTCAGATTCTTTATCTCTGAAACGCCATCCATAGTGTATTCTCCCGCTGGAACGGTATGATTTACTCTAAATATAGCGTCTCGTTCATGCTCGTGTCCGGTGAGAAGCTTGGCAATACCCATAGCTCCATGAGATTGACCATTCATGAATAACGAGACTAACTTGGTTGCTAACGGTCCCACTCCAGCTGCTTTTGGTAATGTATATGCTTCATCTAAACAACCCAAGCTCAGCACATAGATTTCCTCAGCAGGCCACTTCATAGTTCCAATTGCTTCTGTTACGGCAACTGCAATCGGATTATTTGCCCAAATACCACCATCAATAAGCCCAACGCTTTCCTCAGTCATATGCTGCTGAAAGTAAGTTGGTGCGGCAGATGTGGCCAGTGCTGCATCAACTATAAGAGACTTGTAATCGGTTCTGAAGCGTGAATGGTGAGGAGTCTTATAGATGTAGACAGACTGTGCTGTAGGGTTCCAAGCTGGAATTACAATCCGGTGTTTTGCATCTCCAATTCTTTTATTACCAAAAAGGCCATTGAGAGTAGAACGCAACTTGTCAGAGCTGTATTTACGTCGATAAAGCCAGCGTATTGACCTTAGTTTATTAGTCACAAAACTCTGGAGCGCACTTCCTTGTTGACCAAATATTTCGGGTCCATTTTCCTCATACATTTGTAGTATTTCAGCTGCACGTAGCCCCATACCTAGACCAAGCGCTATTATTCCTCCTGTAGAAGTGCCGCTGATTAGATCAAAATATTCGCCTATCGGCTTATCTAGCTGCTCTTCGATACCAGCTAGGAATGCAGCTGGAAACGTACCTAAGATTCCACCTCCATCAATCGATAGAATCCTTCGTTTTTTAGTCAAATCTCTCTCCCCCCATCACTGTTGAGCACTAGCAACGTTATCAAAAGTGCATTGGTATAAAGAAAAACAGTTCGCTGTCTATTATAGTTCAAGTGTATTGGTTTCGTGGAATGGCCGGTTTCTATTTATCAATAACCAACATTGAAAATTGTGGGAAAACTACTGAGATGAAGCTGGTTGTTTGTCTATTCTGTGTTCTAGTCGTGTCTCAACTCCTAATGAAAGGCACTTGTGTTGTTGAAGTCTAACGGCTGGTAGTACAGGATAATGGCTAACAATAGAGGCGTTGTACAGGAGTTTGGGTGGCAAAAAATCTTACGTTTGCTGATGATGGATATGATGAGTTTCTTCGAGGCTTAAAGGAGCGTATTCGTACTGCCCAGGTGAAAGCAGCGCTGGCAGTCAATCGCGAACTGGTCTTGCTTTACTGGGAGATAGGTCGGGAGATTATAAATCGGCAAGTAGCCCAGGGTTGGGGCTCAAAAGTGGTGGATCAGCTGGCCAAAGACCTAAAGAAAGAGTTCTCAGATATGAGAGGATTTTCCCGGTCTAACCTCATGTATATGCGAGCTTTTGCTGAGACCTGGCCAGACGAGACAATTGTCCAAGAGGTACTTGGACAAATTCCTTGGTACCACAACATCGCTTTGCTAGAGAAGCTGAAGTCCAAGGAGCAGCGGCTTTGGTATGCCCAAGAAACCGTAAAGAACGGCTGGAGCCGTAATGTGTTAGTTCTTCAGATCGAGAGTGGCCTCTATAAGCGCCAAGGGAGTGCGATCACAAATTTCGAACAAGCCTTGCCAAAAACTCAGTCAGACTTAGCTCAGCAGCTCTTAAAGGATCCCTATAATTTTGAATTTCTGACAATCAGTCAAGATGCTCATGAGCTTGAGCTAGAAA containing:
- a CDS encoding CBASS cGAMP-activated phospholipase; the encoded protein is MTKKRRILSIDGGGILGTFPAAFLAGIEEQLDKPIGEYFDLISGTSTGGIIALGLGMGLRAAEILQMYEENGPEIFGQQGSALQSFVTNKLRSIRWLYRRKYSSDKLRSTLNGLFGNKRIGDAKHRIVIPAWNPTAQSVYIYKTPHHSRFRTDYKSLIVDAALATSAAPTYFQQHMTEESVGLIDGGIWANNPIAVAVTEAIGTMKWPAEEIYVLSLGCLDEAYTLPKAAGVGPLATKLVSLFMNGQSHGAMGIAKLLTGHEHERDAIFRVNHTVPAGEYTMDGVSEIKNLKGLGFSYSRERFPSLQPIFFDIAAEPFVPLYKITENVP
- a CDS encoding tyrosine-type recombinase/integrase, with translation MAFEKGENPHHPALGSSTKVEPIRTKAGIDRIKRLLDDKPRDLCLFILGINTAFRANELLSLRAGQVRHIAIGDSFDLKQSKTKQYRRVTLNASAHKAIQVLLNSRAYKDQDPLFYSQRNPVLKVPAVNAMVKQWCRWGGLKGNYGSHTLRKTWGYWQYQNRTPIPLLMEAYGHQTQQQTLAYLCIQAPEIAEIYQMEL
- a CDS encoding SMODS domain-containing nucleotidyltransferase, producing MKLSEHFDSFIDDIVNLNQTRIDRLEGHVNAIQDFLINSGYDAKIIRFSAQGSWAHGTIIKPLSGREFDADLVMFIDRFEAWSPRDYVNNLYYIFKSSDRYKDKISRGTRCVALDYAGDFHLDIVPCITDNNAVATFQVCNRTVDKFEPTAPEAYSSWLLERNTWTGNNMLQHSIRLLKYLRDIKTTFSVKSILLTTLVGNCVNQFDQSFQKQIFPDLPTSLKVLVGRLDDYLQVRSSMPIVTNPVLPSETFNRHWNQEKYENFRECIHRYREWIDDAYEEDDRAESIRKWRKIFGNEFAKREVNDIAAFSESTSLVRDTGCTDIVHAVLVRGANFLEKLISPSLPHVEKLSWPFQQRLTVAISATEYLDQYGNQRVRILQSGEVVEKDRWIRFEARNSNGILHASSDFVVKWQVVNTDNEAVQANQLRGGFEKSNKPGVRWESTSYHGAHWVEAFVISRRTRSCWGRSGRFFVVVK
- a CDS encoding YhcG family protein; the protein is MAKNLTFADDGYDEFLRGLKERIRTAQVKAALAVNRELVLLYWEIGREIINRQVAQGWGSKVVDQLAKDLKKEFSDMRGFSRSNLMYMRAFAETWPDETIVQEVLGQIPWYHNIALLEKLKSKEQRLWYAQETVKNGWSRNVLVLQIESGLYKRQGSAITNFEQALPKTQSDLAQQLLKDPYNFEFLTISQDAHELELERGLVTHIRDFLIELGLGFAFVGSQYPLVVDGTEFRLDLLFYHLQLRCFVVIDLKMGAFKPEDSGKMNFYVAVVDDTLRHEMDNPTIGLILCKSKSRTLAEYALRNIQTPIGVSTHKLPDDLSEKLPTIEQLEAELEAVRLSDEGESQDQA